One window from the genome of Methylophaga thalassica encodes:
- a CDS encoding alpha/beta hydrolase: MVFRYFICLLFLILQACSSIPTTQNRTDTAVRLAQLNGWKSQIITTASFNLQSFIPEKISPSEELTIYIEGDGLAWLSRRKMSSDPTPIDPLTLKLALLDNHAVYLARPCQYVWSGGCEQRLWTSARFSPEVLQAMNQAVDKLKAQYQASSLRLIGYSGGGAVATLLAAERDDVSQLVTVAGNIDTDYWTTLQHISPLTGSLNPADQWPSLQAIPQIHFVGSEDKIMPVAVANAYQQHFPQSKRPTVRVITGMTHHCCWVEHWPELLQEISAAKKPAP, from the coding sequence TTGGTTTTTCGTTACTTTATTTGCCTGCTTTTTTTGATATTACAGGCCTGCTCATCCATACCCACCACACAAAACCGCACTGATACGGCAGTTCGTTTAGCTCAGCTCAATGGCTGGAAATCCCAGATCATCACTACAGCCTCATTTAACTTGCAAAGCTTTATCCCTGAAAAAATCTCACCGTCCGAAGAGTTAACCATTTACATAGAAGGTGATGGTTTAGCCTGGCTGAGTCGACGGAAAATGTCTTCAGATCCGACCCCTATCGATCCATTAACACTCAAGCTCGCACTTCTCGATAACCATGCCGTCTATCTGGCCCGCCCATGCCAATATGTGTGGTCTGGAGGCTGTGAACAGCGTCTGTGGACTTCAGCCCGCTTTTCTCCTGAGGTATTACAAGCGATGAATCAAGCCGTGGATAAGTTAAAAGCCCAATATCAGGCTTCTTCTTTACGGCTTATTGGTTACTCTGGGGGGGGTGCTGTCGCGACGTTATTAGCGGCTGAGCGAGACGATGTTTCTCAGTTAGTCACTGTGGCAGGTAATATTGATACTGATTACTGGACGACATTACAGCATATTTCTCCGTTAACAGGCTCATTAAATCCAGCAGACCAGTGGCCTTCATTACAGGCCATTCCACAAATTCATTTTGTGGGGAGTGAAGATAAGATCATGCCCGTTGCTGTGGCTAACGCATACCAGCAACATTTTCCTCAATCAAAGCGCCCCACTGTAAGAGTAATCACCGGTATGACTCATCATTGCTGCTGGGTTGAGCACTGGCCAGAGCTATTGCAGGAAATATCTGCCGCTAAGAAACCTGCCCCTTAA
- a CDS encoding helix-turn-helix domain-containing protein, with product MIPTQALVYCDQPLFDAYEQQLVQDWLPIEINQLSAGQFYGHYREVGNEAFRVVFEQQNQVVHKRAIIEKDFCTISFERTTQNQVRVSEYNAFENSLFFLPANVEVDIQAEGNAETVYFRFEQSALLESARAMNPRQWEMPVDSVLVFDGVNRQPLELFTDYLYQLSAMSSDDRQPEQQKHLNTSVMEHVLLSLDSSLLFDGQETDVVARRRAAKSVRLAIDYIHAKLDSHICPTIIDICKDVCISQRNLQYHFKKVMGITPNAYLYRLRLNRVRSQLLRPTDINMTVTQVASDWHFWHLGRFSNDYLQLFGELPSATLRRAFN from the coding sequence ATGATACCGACACAAGCGCTTGTGTATTGTGATCAGCCTTTGTTTGATGCTTATGAACAGCAGCTTGTGCAAGATTGGTTACCGATTGAGATTAACCAGTTATCCGCAGGTCAGTTTTATGGGCACTACCGTGAAGTGGGTAATGAGGCGTTCAGAGTGGTGTTCGAGCAGCAAAATCAGGTCGTACATAAACGCGCCATCATCGAAAAAGACTTTTGTACCATCTCCTTCGAACGTACCACACAAAATCAGGTACGAGTATCTGAATATAATGCCTTTGAGAATTCACTATTTTTCTTGCCAGCTAATGTTGAAGTCGATATCCAGGCTGAGGGAAATGCTGAAACGGTCTATTTTCGATTCGAACAATCGGCCTTACTTGAGTCTGCCAGAGCGATGAATCCACGGCAGTGGGAAATGCCTGTGGACAGTGTTTTAGTATTTGATGGTGTAAATCGACAACCGTTAGAGCTGTTTACTGATTACCTATATCAATTATCAGCGATGTCTTCGGATGACCGTCAGCCAGAGCAGCAAAAACATTTAAATACTTCTGTGATGGAACATGTGCTGCTGTCATTAGATTCATCCTTACTTTTTGATGGGCAAGAAACTGATGTCGTGGCACGGCGAAGAGCGGCTAAATCAGTGAGATTAGCTATCGACTATATTCACGCTAAGCTGGACAGTCATATTTGCCCAACCATTATCGATATTTGTAAAGATGTCTGTATCAGTCAGCGTAACTTGCAGTATCACTTTAAAAAAGTAATGGGCATCACCCCTAATGCCTACCTTTATCGCTTGAGGTTAAATCGAGTGCGATCCCAATTGCTCAGGCCTACAGATATTAATATGACGGTGACGCAAGTAGCCAGCGACTGGCACTTCTGGCATTTAGGGCGGTTTTCCAATGATTATCTACAGTTATTTGGCGAGCTACCGTCAGCGACATTACGTCGAGCATTTAATTAA
- a CDS encoding autotransporter domain-containing protein: MAQTDIDHQLNDKTTLLANMGIGYDLINDDTSMTASYTGGGTAFTTEGIDPSPWLARAGVVATFNINDYTDITAQYDVEGREDFLNQTASVKLRLSF; the protein is encoded by the coding sequence ATGGCACAAACTGATATCGACCACCAGTTAAATGATAAGACCACCTTACTAGCGAATATGGGTATCGGTTATGACCTCATCAATGACGATACCAGTATGACGGCATCGTATACCGGTGGTGGTACTGCCTTCACAACAGAAGGTATTGACCCTTCACCGTGGTTAGCCAGAGCGGGTGTCGTTGCCACCTTTAACATAAACGACTACACCGATATCACGGCTCAATATGATGTTGAAGGTCGTGAAGACTTTTTAAATCAAACGGCTTCTGTGAAATTACGTTTGTCGTTCTAA
- a CDS encoding bifunctional methionine sulfoxide reductase B/A protein, whose protein sequence is MTKIYHKNDAAISELDELQYHVTQQCGTEPPFNNAYWDNKEPGLYVDVVSGEPLFTSLDKYDSMSGWPSFTRPLDANNITEHSDNTLGMVRTEVRSKFGDSHLGHVFPDGPEEQGGLRYCINSASLRFIPKDQLAAEGYADYLPLFDNDESTDTDTIETAILAGGCFWGMEELFRHQPGVINTRVGYTGGHVPDVTYKVVKQGDTGHAEAIEVMFDSSQTSYRDILEFFFMVHDSTTKNRQGNDIGDSYRSAIFVENSEQAKVANELIKELDASGILPSPITTEVTKAGPFYEAEPEHQDYLQHYPNGYTCHWIRKDWKLKK, encoded by the coding sequence ATGACGAAGATATATCATAAAAACGACGCGGCCATTTCTGAGCTTGATGAACTGCAATATCACGTCACTCAGCAATGTGGCACTGAACCTCCGTTTAACAATGCCTACTGGGATAATAAAGAACCGGGCCTCTATGTCGATGTGGTCTCTGGCGAGCCCTTATTTACCTCATTAGATAAATACGACTCGATGTCTGGCTGGCCCAGCTTTACACGTCCACTCGACGCCAATAATATCACTGAGCATAGTGATAACACACTAGGAATGGTCAGAACCGAGGTGCGTTCAAAATTCGGTGACTCGCACCTGGGTCATGTATTCCCTGATGGCCCTGAAGAACAGGGTGGTTTGCGTTACTGTATTAACTCGGCCAGCTTACGTTTTATTCCAAAAGACCAGTTAGCCGCTGAAGGTTATGCTGACTACCTGCCCTTGTTTGATAATGACGAATCAACGGATACCGACACCATTGAAACCGCCATCTTAGCCGGTGGCTGCTTCTGGGGAATGGAAGAATTATTCCGTCATCAACCCGGCGTGATCAATACCCGCGTTGGCTACACCGGCGGCCATGTACCTGATGTCACCTATAAAGTTGTCAAACAAGGCGACACCGGACATGCTGAGGCGATTGAAGTGATGTTTGATTCTTCACAAACCAGCTATCGTGACATCCTGGAGTTTTTCTTTATGGTGCATGACTCCACCACCAAAAACCGCCAGGGAAATGATATCGGTGACAGTTACCGCTCGGCTATTTTTGTGGAAAATAGTGAACAAGCCAAAGTCGCTAATGAGTTAATAAAAGAACTCGATGCCAGCGGCATTCTCCCCAGCCCCATCACTACCGAAGTCACCAAAGCCGGACCATTTTACGAGGCCGAACCCGAACACCAGGACTATTTACAACATTATCCGAATGGCTATACATGTCATTGGATTCGTAAAGACTGGAAGTTGAAAAAGTAA